The following are from one region of the Rhodopirellula sp. P2 genome:
- a CDS encoding TlpA disulfide reductase family protein translates to MKISSTARVFVCCFVIGTSGIAKGDDRTTPSPVEAKKLVAAKASADDEKTTKQAPKETAPESPKGLTIGSPAPSLDIEHWVGESPSPVSEFEPGKVYVVEFWATWCGPCLYSMPHLAELQSKYADDGLRVVSVSTEDLETVTEFLKRKVSPSILGIKEPAANEDEAEAGEATEETKPITFAELTSAYSLTTDPDESVNADYMKAANQNGIPTAFIVGTDGHIEWIGHPMSMDEPLEAVIHNKWDREPAKEKFEREQKIALAVREIIMAHRTGHHETTLKLLQEHADLFAGTRYESALKSIWFPTALATQQSDIVLEIIQERIAAGPDDAVSINRWAWEIYEAVESGLQNNDKILSTTIDALQSALSSDEFEANDDMWPAYDTMAHLKSIAGDKQSAVEWQRRAIESAPEDEQERLQEYLSELTGTVVTSPEKADAAETETSVPQP, encoded by the coding sequence GTGAAAATCTCTTCGACCGCTCGTGTGTTTGTTTGTTGCTTTGTGATTGGTACCAGCGGGATTGCCAAGGGGGACGACCGCACAACGCCCTCGCCCGTGGAGGCCAAGAAACTGGTCGCTGCCAAAGCGAGTGCCGACGATGAAAAAACGACGAAACAGGCTCCGAAAGAAACGGCCCCAGAATCGCCCAAGGGGTTGACCATCGGGTCGCCCGCACCTTCTCTGGACATTGAACACTGGGTGGGTGAATCTCCCTCGCCCGTGTCGGAATTTGAACCCGGCAAGGTGTATGTGGTCGAATTTTGGGCCACGTGGTGCGGCCCATGTCTTTACAGCATGCCTCACCTGGCCGAATTGCAGAGCAAGTACGCGGACGATGGCCTGCGAGTTGTCAGCGTCAGCACCGAAGACCTCGAAACGGTCACAGAATTCTTGAAGCGTAAGGTCAGCCCAAGCATCCTCGGAATCAAAGAACCAGCTGCCAACGAAGACGAGGCGGAAGCAGGCGAAGCCACCGAAGAGACCAAGCCCATCACGTTTGCCGAGCTGACATCGGCCTACAGCTTGACCACGGATCCAGACGAATCGGTCAACGCCGACTACATGAAAGCCGCCAATCAAAACGGCATCCCGACCGCGTTCATCGTGGGCACCGATGGACACATCGAATGGATCGGCCACCCCATGTCGATGGATGAACCTTTGGAAGCAGTCATCCACAACAAATGGGATCGTGAACCGGCAAAAGAGAAATTTGAACGCGAACAAAAGATTGCTCTGGCCGTTCGCGAAATCATCATGGCTCACCGCACGGGGCACCACGAAACCACGTTGAAGCTCTTGCAGGAACACGCCGACCTGTTTGCTGGAACTCGATACGAATCCGCTTTGAAATCCATCTGGTTTCCGACCGCCCTGGCCACACAGCAAAGTGACATCGTCTTAGAAATCATCCAAGAGAGAATTGCTGCGGGCCCTGACGACGCTGTTTCCATCAACCGCTGGGCTTGGGAAATTTACGAAGCCGTGGAATCGGGGCTCCAGAACAACGACAAAATCTTGAGCACCACCATCGACGCTCTCCAATCAGCCTTGTCCAGCGACGAATTCGAAGCGAACGATGACATGTGGCCGGCCTACGACACCATGGCTCACCTGAAATCCATTGCCGGCGACAAGCAGTCGGCGGTGGAGTGGCAAAGGCGTGCGATTGAATCCGCTCCGGAAGATGAGCAGGAACGACTTCAGGAATACCTGAGCGAACTGACGGGCACCGTCGTCACGTCGCCCGAGAAAGCAGACGCAGCCGAGACAGAAACCAGCGTTCCCCAGCCGTGA
- a CDS encoding FAD-binding and (Fe-S)-binding domain-containing protein, protein MQRDIDSQRLHDDLRGLVSGDVLCDPVSTQLYASDASIYQIRPLAVVRPRSAADVSTTVQYACENDLPIHARGSGSGVSGESVGPGIVVDMSAHMKRISPSDDGMQVTVQSGATLASVNRFLKGHRRWFGPDPATRSVTTMGGVIATNASGSHYLRSGSARNTVLSLRMIAADGRLVELSQHDPLPIDDDEAKPENGNLDPPQDLNVSLLDQAGEAGFVNRVSRGLVEIRNRFHSQLEANVIQSPASGGYRLDDLYDANHRVDLAKFFSGSQGTLGVMIDATLRTEAIPAHRGVVLFFFHRLDSATRAAVAALQHGPIACDVMDRRLLQIAREGEKRFTDVVPREAEAAMLVEIQGESLGDLYDRLAILRQSISSGHDAAFESVDTIRDEIRDLYWMLFRRVIPRQYRVRGTQMPQPFVEDIHSPPEQLPEMVVAVQNVLKRHQTTATIFAHAGHGQLHVRPMLDLQKDEDRRKIRPLSEEIASVVWDRGGQIGVEHAAGLSRSYLMPKQAGELWQAMGQVKRLFDPYHRFNPGKLFGAVLQKPDENLRPLDQTIEIVASGRSVIPSSLTMTSENPASENDASAPSTEVADPDQPTPENEFAEDETSTEPEPAKWVSSLMPHQPAPQLEVLQHWPGGAPITTTTRACNGCARCRADASDERQCPMFRITSIEEASPRAKANLLRGVLSGQLPVSELTGERAKAVADLCFNCHSCRVECPASVNIPKVVGEIKAQYVATNGLTLSDWLIGRIDMLAALGSRVAWLSNWMLRRRSLRWLAERTLGLSASREIPLLASESFVRYAVRRRWHRASPAGGLKVVYFVDHFANYHDPEIGRALAEILQHNRIGFYVPTGQSLSGMGRITAGDLKGARRVAKRNVRLLADAVRQGYTVLATEPAAALCLKHEYPNLLDTEDAHLVAEHSFEACHYLWSLHQENRLTLEFEPIQHRMLYHQPCHSRVLHSDTAAANLMQLIPQLEVDIVAKGCSGMAGTWGLQRKNYRNSLRIGWPMVSAVRKATSSAPTTECSACKLQMEHGGDYEAIHPLKLLAHSYGRLPALNLRGKAPLNEDSPA, encoded by the coding sequence ATGCAAAGAGACATTGATAGCCAGCGACTTCACGATGACCTCCGCGGATTGGTTTCCGGAGACGTCTTGTGCGATCCCGTGTCGACTCAGTTGTACGCCTCGGACGCCAGCATTTATCAAATCCGCCCGCTGGCCGTGGTGCGGCCCCGGTCCGCCGCCGACGTCTCCACAACGGTCCAGTACGCCTGCGAAAACGATTTGCCCATCCACGCTCGGGGCAGCGGCAGCGGCGTCTCTGGAGAATCAGTCGGGCCGGGGATCGTGGTGGATATGTCCGCCCACATGAAGCGGATTTCTCCGTCGGATGATGGGATGCAGGTGACCGTCCAAAGCGGTGCCACACTGGCGAGCGTCAACCGGTTCCTGAAAGGGCATCGACGTTGGTTTGGCCCGGATCCGGCCACACGTTCGGTCACGACCATGGGCGGCGTGATTGCCACCAACGCCTCCGGCAGCCACTACCTGCGCAGCGGTTCGGCCCGGAACACCGTGCTATCACTCCGCATGATTGCGGCGGATGGTCGTCTGGTGGAACTGTCGCAACACGACCCCTTGCCAATCGATGATGACGAAGCGAAGCCCGAGAATGGCAACCTCGATCCCCCCCAAGATCTCAACGTCTCGCTCTTGGATCAAGCTGGCGAAGCAGGGTTCGTGAACCGCGTTTCGCGAGGATTGGTTGAGATCCGGAATCGCTTTCATTCCCAACTCGAAGCCAACGTGATCCAGTCGCCTGCCAGCGGTGGTTATCGCTTGGACGATCTTTACGACGCCAATCATCGAGTCGACTTGGCAAAGTTCTTCAGCGGCTCGCAAGGCACACTGGGCGTGATGATCGACGCCACGCTGCGCACCGAAGCGATCCCCGCGCATCGTGGGGTGGTGCTGTTCTTTTTCCATCGGCTCGACTCCGCCACCCGGGCCGCCGTCGCCGCTCTGCAACACGGCCCCATCGCCTGCGACGTGATGGACCGACGGTTGCTGCAAATTGCTCGCGAGGGCGAAAAACGATTCACCGACGTGGTGCCGCGTGAAGCCGAAGCGGCAATGTTGGTCGAAATCCAAGGCGAGTCTTTGGGCGACCTCTACGACCGACTCGCCATTTTGCGTCAGTCCATTTCCAGTGGCCACGACGCGGCCTTCGAATCGGTGGACACCATCCGAGATGAGATTCGCGATCTTTACTGGATGCTGTTTCGAAGAGTGATCCCACGGCAATACCGGGTTCGTGGCACACAGATGCCGCAACCATTTGTGGAGGACATTCACTCACCACCGGAACAACTGCCTGAAATGGTCGTGGCCGTGCAAAACGTTCTCAAACGCCATCAAACCACCGCCACAATCTTCGCTCATGCCGGCCACGGTCAATTGCACGTGCGACCGATGTTGGATCTGCAGAAGGACGAAGACCGCCGAAAAATCCGTCCACTCAGTGAAGAAATCGCAAGCGTCGTTTGGGATCGCGGCGGGCAGATCGGCGTTGAACACGCCGCCGGTCTGAGTCGTTCTTACTTGATGCCCAAGCAAGCCGGTGAACTCTGGCAAGCGATGGGCCAAGTCAAACGCTTGTTCGATCCCTACCACCGTTTCAATCCAGGCAAGCTGTTCGGTGCGGTGCTGCAAAAGCCCGATGAGAACCTCCGCCCGCTCGACCAAACCATTGAAATCGTCGCCTCGGGTCGCAGTGTGATCCCGTCGTCGCTGACGATGACATCCGAGAATCCCGCCAGCGAAAACGATGCGTCGGCGCCTTCGACAGAGGTCGCTGATCCCGATCAACCAACGCCAGAAAACGAATTCGCGGAGGACGAGACTTCGACGGAACCCGAGCCCGCCAAATGGGTCTCTTCGTTGATGCCGCACCAACCCGCCCCGCAACTGGAAGTGCTTCAGCATTGGCCGGGCGGAGCACCGATCACCACCACCACACGAGCCTGCAACGGGTGCGCGCGATGCCGCGCCGACGCTTCGGACGAACGTCAGTGCCCGATGTTCCGCATCACCTCCATCGAAGAAGCGTCCCCCCGCGCCAAAGCCAATCTGTTGCGTGGGGTTTTGAGTGGTCAATTGCCGGTTTCGGAACTCACCGGGGAACGCGCCAAAGCCGTCGCCGACCTGTGCTTCAATTGCCACTCCTGCCGAGTCGAATGCCCCGCTTCGGTCAACATTCCCAAGGTGGTCGGTGAAATCAAAGCCCAGTACGTTGCGACCAACGGGCTGACTTTGTCGGATTGGCTGATTGGCCGAATTGACATGCTGGCCGCACTCGGTTCACGCGTGGCCTGGCTCTCGAACTGGATGCTCCGGCGACGTTCCCTGCGCTGGTTGGCAGAACGCACCCTGGGACTGTCCGCCTCTCGGGAAATCCCGTTGTTGGCCAGTGAGTCCTTCGTCCGGTACGCAGTGCGACGACGTTGGCACCGAGCCTCCCCCGCCGGCGGATTGAAAGTGGTTTACTTCGTCGATCATTTCGCCAATTACCACGATCCTGAGATCGGTCGCGCTCTGGCGGAAATCCTGCAACACAATCGGATTGGGTTCTATGTGCCGACCGGGCAAAGTCTGAGCGGAATGGGACGCATCACGGCGGGCGATCTGAAGGGTGCCCGCCGAGTTGCCAAACGCAATGTTCGCTTGTTGGCGGACGCGGTCCGGCAAGGCTACACCGTGCTCGCAACCGAACCCGCCGCCGCACTTTGCTTGAAACACGAGTACCCGAACCTGCTCGATACAGAAGACGCTCACTTGGTTGCCGAGCACAGCTTCGAGGCGTGTCACTATTTGTGGTCCTTGCATCAAGAAAACCGATTGACGCTGGAGTTTGAACCCATTCAACACCGGATGCTGTATCACCAACCCTGTCACAGCCGCGTTCTGCACAGTGACACCGCAGCGGCCAACCTGATGCAACTGATTCCGCAATTGGAAGTCGACATCGTCGCCAAGGGATGCAGCGGGATGGCCGGCACGTGGGGATTGCAGCGCAAGAATTACCGCAACAGTTTACGAATCGGTTGGCCGATGGTTTCCGCCGTTCGCAAAGCAACGTCCAGTGCCCCGACCACCGAATGCAGTGCGTGCAAATTGCAAATGGAACATGGCGGTGACTACGAAGCGATTCACCCCCTGAAGTTGCTGGCACATTCCTATGGCCGTCTGCCCGCACTGAATCTGCGTGGAAAAGCTCCCCTCAATGAAGACAGCCCAGCATGA
- a CDS encoding ribonuclease D, whose amino-acid sequence MNYDSIETPSQFSDFCEAIADEPVIGFDTEFVSEDCYRPELCLLQVAAGKHLAVIDPYTVGDTKPFWDILTDDTVEPGKRVVIAHAAREEIRFAYRFAGRPIAGLFDTQLAAGFVGIEYPASLATLVQKLVGQTLPKGETRTNWRHRPLTKDQLTYALHDVTTLAEMHTKLIADVKALDRVAWLDEETERLQNKVIDAEESENWQRVSGSSGLKPRQLEIIRHLWRWREEIARSKDRLPRRVMRDDLMVELAKRGSPDVKKIRNIRGMERRGYNDQYEEIGDAIAAALEVPDEQLPRRNRGRSRSASPMLSQFLSTSIACISRQQKLAPAIVGNSDDVKELLSYELDPRRGTPTPSLLKGWRGDIVGTAFRKILRGELAIRVADTSEQQPLEFVECEGSPQPEASESDSGNA is encoded by the coding sequence GTGAACTACGACTCCATCGAAACGCCTTCGCAGTTCAGTGACTTTTGCGAGGCCATTGCGGACGAACCCGTGATCGGCTTCGACACCGAATTTGTCTCTGAAGACTGCTATCGCCCCGAGCTTTGCTTGCTCCAGGTTGCGGCAGGCAAACACCTGGCGGTGATCGATCCCTACACCGTTGGCGACACCAAGCCATTCTGGGACATCCTGACCGACGACACCGTCGAACCAGGCAAACGAGTCGTGATTGCTCACGCCGCTCGCGAAGAGATTCGGTTTGCTTATCGATTCGCCGGCCGTCCAATCGCGGGATTGTTTGACACTCAACTGGCCGCTGGGTTTGTCGGCATTGAGTACCCCGCTTCGCTCGCAACGCTGGTTCAGAAGCTGGTGGGGCAAACCCTCCCCAAGGGCGAAACACGAACCAATTGGCGGCACCGTCCGCTGACAAAAGACCAGCTGACCTACGCGTTGCACGACGTGACCACACTGGCAGAAATGCACACCAAATTGATCGCGGATGTCAAAGCTCTGGATCGAGTCGCCTGGCTGGACGAAGAAACGGAACGCCTTCAAAACAAAGTCATCGACGCGGAAGAAAGCGAGAACTGGCAACGCGTCAGCGGAAGTTCAGGCCTGAAACCTCGCCAGCTCGAGATCATCCGTCACCTTTGGCGCTGGCGTGAAGAGATCGCCCGCAGCAAAGATCGATTGCCCCGGCGGGTGATGCGAGACGACCTGATGGTGGAACTCGCGAAACGCGGCTCACCAGACGTCAAGAAAATCCGCAACATTCGCGGGATGGAACGCCGCGGTTACAACGACCAGTACGAAGAAATCGGTGACGCCATTGCTGCTGCCCTGGAAGTTCCAGACGAGCAACTGCCGCGTCGCAATCGCGGCCGTTCGCGAAGCGCTTCGCCGATGTTGAGCCAATTCCTTTCCACGTCGATTGCTTGCATCAGTCGACAACAAAAATTGGCGCCCGCCATCGTCGGGAATTCCGATGATGTCAAAGAACTGCTCTCCTACGAACTGGACCCGCGGCGTGGCACGCCCACCCCGTCGCTGCTCAAAGGCTGGCGCGGTGACATCGTCGGAACCGCCTTTCGCAAAATTCTGCGGGGCGAACTCGCCATCCGAGTCGCGGACACAAGCGAACAACAACCGCTTGAATTCGTCGAGTGCGAAGGGTCACCTCAGCCGGAAGCCAGCGAGTCCGATTCGGGCAACGCCTGA
- a CDS encoding DUF2238 domain-containing protein: MTRIDRQKLVVLATFLLMVVSLYKAPFPAEQWLQHIPTVAMLLGLLWSTGNARLSSLGFACAISFIVLHIIGARWTYSNVPYDAWCESLFGRNLSDQFGWQRNHYDYDRLVHFASGCLGVPVAFDWLKQIWGPAHSQSPLPRCWGWFLSICIVMAVGAAYEVLEWQIAMFFSPAQAESYNGQQGDLWDAQKDLCLAGMGSLLAVGIHGIGTELRRA, from the coding sequence GTGACGCGGATCGATCGACAGAAACTCGTTGTCCTGGCGACATTCCTGTTGATGGTTGTTTCGCTTTACAAAGCTCCGTTTCCGGCGGAGCAATGGCTGCAACACATCCCGACCGTTGCCATGTTGCTGGGGCTGCTTTGGTCGACCGGCAATGCGAGGCTGTCATCGCTTGGCTTCGCCTGCGCGATCTCGTTCATCGTGCTGCACATCATCGGGGCACGCTGGACTTATTCCAACGTCCCCTACGACGCTTGGTGCGAATCTCTTTTCGGGCGGAATTTATCGGACCAGTTTGGCTGGCAACGCAACCATTACGATTACGATCGGCTGGTCCATTTTGCCTCGGGATGCCTGGGCGTCCCGGTCGCCTTCGATTGGCTCAAGCAAATCTGGGGCCCCGCTCACTCTCAGTCTCCGCTCCCCCGATGCTGGGGATGGTTCCTGTCGATTTGCATCGTGATGGCGGTGGGAGCCGCGTACGAAGTGCTGGAATGGCAAATCGCCATGTTCTTTTCGCCTGCTCAAGCGGAATCCTACAACGGCCAGCAAGGCGATCTCTGGGACGCTCAAAAAGACCTCTGTTTGGCGGGAATGGGCAGTCTGCTGGCCGTCGGAATCCACGGGATTGGGACTGAATTGCGACGAGCCTGA
- the bioD gene encoding dethiobiotin synthase codes for MASLYFVTGTGTEVGKTYCTARAVQRMRECGQRVGIYKPVASGCEVRADGERYSVDAETLWQAAGCPKSLHAVCPQRFVAPLSPPRSAAQEGSRVDSQQLQDGLAIWCQGDFDVVMIEGAGGLFSPICDDWLNIDLAIEIKRWGQREGHSFHLLLVAPDQLGVLHQVISTSRAAESAGLPIGGLILNRLDDTADASAQTNTKDLLHWCAVPLVASVERSGGPLCVFSGVKTTDGGDETSRETEASVEFLAQTSFRR; via the coding sequence ATGGCAAGTCTCTACTTTGTTACAGGAACCGGTACCGAGGTTGGCAAAACTTACTGCACTGCGAGGGCGGTGCAGCGCATGCGGGAATGCGGTCAGCGAGTGGGGATCTACAAGCCGGTGGCCAGTGGGTGCGAAGTGCGGGCTGACGGTGAACGGTATAGTGTCGATGCGGAAACACTCTGGCAAGCGGCAGGGTGTCCCAAATCTTTGCACGCGGTTTGCCCGCAGCGGTTCGTTGCTCCGTTGTCGCCGCCTCGCTCGGCAGCTCAAGAAGGGTCCCGGGTCGACTCGCAGCAATTGCAGGACGGTTTGGCGATCTGGTGCCAAGGTGATTTCGATGTTGTCATGATTGAGGGCGCCGGTGGCCTGTTCAGCCCGATCTGTGACGATTGGCTGAACATCGATTTGGCGATCGAGATCAAACGTTGGGGGCAACGAGAGGGCCACTCATTTCATCTGTTGTTGGTTGCTCCGGATCAGCTCGGTGTGTTGCATCAAGTGATCTCCACTTCGCGGGCGGCTGAATCCGCAGGGTTGCCGATCGGGGGCCTGATTTTGAATCGTTTGGACGACACGGCGGATGCTTCGGCCCAAACCAACACGAAAGATCTGCTTCACTGGTGCGCGGTACCGCTGGTGGCGTCGGTGGAGCGATCTGGCGGTCCTTTGTGCGTGTTTTCCGGTGTCAAAACGACGGACGGCGGCGATGAAACGTCCCGTGAAACCGAAGCGAGTGTGGAATTTTTGGCTCAAACGTCGTTTCGGCGTTGA
- a CDS encoding adenylate cyclase gives MSSIKPSDDDREDKSDSIADSPHNGEEDELGDVVGADDEEQSVKRTSLKERLAVILTPVKLGIGIAVLAMIVLGWWATRPIEAPQPPPKPPEPEELFAQQIEQILNGVSTQLHTPSYPIDDSSLLLIPFEELETAAEQRRSDLVVDESSPATGDVSSPEFAPLPPSNRFVGGGEAVGEPLVTELPKLDTVLIDEGVITDEGLKTIAKLPELRHLRLRLSPITDEGLKPLLECETLWFLNLPHSRLTEKGIRSLAALPKLRQLRVGSTLLGNDLGRALLEVESLRGLHLIGVPLGDEGLKVIVELPHLESLYLDDSAVTESGWEWLFLNHPQLHVHINQRHHDRDPHHHKHE, from the coding sequence ATGTCATCGATCAAACCATCGGACGACGACCGAGAGGATAAAAGCGACTCGATCGCTGACTCGCCGCACAACGGCGAGGAAGACGAACTGGGCGATGTCGTTGGAGCCGACGACGAGGAACAGTCGGTCAAGCGAACCAGCCTGAAAGAGCGGCTGGCAGTGATCCTCACGCCCGTCAAACTCGGCATTGGAATCGCGGTGCTGGCGATGATCGTGCTCGGATGGTGGGCCACTCGTCCGATCGAGGCCCCCCAACCGCCGCCGAAGCCACCGGAGCCGGAAGAGCTTTTTGCTCAGCAGATCGAGCAGATTCTCAACGGGGTCTCCACCCAATTGCACACGCCCTCGTACCCGATTGACGATTCCAGTTTGCTGCTCATTCCTTTCGAGGAATTGGAGACTGCCGCTGAGCAACGTCGCTCGGATCTGGTTGTGGATGAGAGCAGTCCGGCGACGGGCGATGTGAGTTCGCCGGAGTTCGCGCCTCTGCCACCTAGCAATCGGTTCGTTGGGGGAGGAGAGGCAGTCGGCGAACCACTGGTGACCGAACTTCCTAAGCTGGACACGGTCTTGATCGATGAGGGAGTGATCACGGACGAGGGCCTGAAGACGATCGCCAAGCTTCCCGAGCTTCGGCATTTGCGATTGCGGCTTTCGCCCATCACGGACGAGGGGCTGAAGCCGTTGCTTGAATGCGAAACGCTTTGGTTTCTCAATTTGCCGCACAGCAGGTTGACCGAAAAGGGAATTCGATCGTTGGCTGCCCTGCCCAAGCTGCGCCAGCTGAGGGTGGGATCCACGTTGCTAGGAAACGACTTGGGCCGAGCGTTGTTGGAAGTGGAGTCGCTGCGGGGGCTTCATCTGATCGGTGTTCCGCTCGGGGATGAAGGTTTGAAAGTGATTGTTGAGTTGCCGCATCTGGAATCGTTGTACCTGGACGATTCCGCGGTCACCGAGTCGGGGTGGGAGTGGTTGTTTCTAAACCACCCTCAACTACACGTGCACATCAACCAGCGGCATCACGACCGAGATCCACACCATCACAAGCATGAGTGA
- a CDS encoding carbon-nitrogen hydrolase — protein MSSSVKLSLIQMRDAGSKDKSIEASIEWIEKAAADGAQVICLQELFATCYPCQSEDHGNFDLAESIPGPTTQALQPVAERLGVVIVAPLFERRAPGVYHNSAVVIDADGSVAGVYRKMHIPDDPLYYEKFYFIPGDLGFKVIPTRFAKLGVGICWDQWFPEAARLFALAGAEILLYPTAIGWIDEEKEEFGEGQRDAWMTAMRAHAIANGIYLGAPNRVGIEGRVEFWGSSFIASPRGEILSQGDCASDQIVSADCQLADIDVVRTHWPFLRDRRIDAYGDLTKRWID, from the coding sequence ATGAGTTCTTCGGTCAAATTGTCGTTGATTCAGATGCGTGATGCGGGGTCGAAAGACAAGTCGATCGAAGCATCGATTGAATGGATTGAGAAGGCTGCCGCAGACGGTGCTCAGGTGATCTGTTTGCAAGAGTTGTTTGCCACATGTTACCCGTGTCAAAGTGAAGACCACGGCAACTTTGATTTGGCAGAGTCAATTCCGGGGCCAACGACCCAAGCCCTGCAACCCGTGGCCGAACGACTGGGCGTCGTGATTGTGGCTCCCCTCTTTGAACGTCGCGCACCGGGCGTTTACCACAACAGTGCCGTTGTGATCGATGCCGACGGCAGCGTCGCGGGCGTGTATCGAAAGATGCACATCCCCGATGACCCGTTGTACTACGAGAAGTTCTATTTCATACCCGGCGACCTGGGATTCAAAGTCATCCCCACCCGCTTCGCCAAACTGGGCGTGGGAATCTGCTGGGATCAATGGTTCCCAGAAGCCGCGCGATTGTTTGCTCTGGCCGGCGCCGAGATCCTACTTTACCCGACGGCGATCGGCTGGATCGATGAAGAGAAAGAAGAATTTGGCGAAGGCCAACGCGATGCCTGGATGACGGCGATGCGAGCCCACGCGATCGCCAACGGGATCTACCTGGGAGCCCCCAATCGTGTCGGGATAGAAGGGCGAGTCGAATTCTGGGGCTCGTCCTTCATCGCGTCGCCCCGGGGAGAGATCCTCTCACAAGGCGATTGTGCCAGCGACCAAATCGTTTCCGCGGACTGCCAGCTTGCCGACATCGACGTCGTCCGAACCCACTGGCCATTCCTTCGTGATCGCCGCATCGATGCTTACGGTGATCTCACCAAACGGTGGATCGACTGA
- a CDS encoding inositol monophosphatase family protein, with amino-acid sequence MSENDLRRADLLETAVQAAKVGGEILRRYFENGVMIRDKSVDGGKTYDLVSDADLESEQAVATLIREAYPDHELLGEEDLQGGDSSAEHLWVIDPLDGTNNFAHHLPHFAVSIAYYESGVPIVGAVYNPIRNDLFTTVQGQGAFQNGTRVQVSESGSLNQSMIGCGFYYDRGEMMRATLDAIAECFQNEIHGIRRFGAASLDLCEVGCGGFDAFFEYKLSPWDFAAGALFITEAGGQITTATGDALPLETTSVLASNGKVHAAMLEITKRHALPDNQQQM; translated from the coding sequence ATGTCCGAGAATGACCTGAGGCGGGCTGACCTGCTCGAGACAGCGGTCCAGGCTGCAAAAGTCGGCGGTGAGATTCTCCGTCGCTACTTTGAAAATGGCGTGATGATCCGCGACAAATCCGTGGATGGGGGCAAGACGTACGACTTGGTCAGCGACGCGGATTTGGAGAGCGAGCAGGCCGTGGCGACGCTGATCCGAGAGGCCTACCCCGATCATGAATTGCTGGGGGAAGAGGACCTCCAGGGCGGCGATTCCAGTGCGGAGCATTTGTGGGTGATCGACCCACTCGATGGAACCAATAACTTCGCCCACCATCTGCCCCACTTTGCTGTTTCAATCGCGTACTACGAATCCGGCGTTCCGATCGTTGGAGCCGTTTACAATCCGATTCGCAATGATTTGTTCACGACCGTGCAAGGGCAAGGTGCGTTTCAAAACGGCACGCGAGTGCAGGTCAGTGAGTCCGGTTCGCTGAACCAATCCATGATCGGTTGTGGGTTTTACTACGACCGTGGTGAGATGATGCGTGCCACGTTGGATGCGATCGCGGAATGTTTCCAAAACGAAATTCATGGCATCCGCCGGTTCGGTGCCGCGTCGTTGGATCTGTGCGAAGTCGGCTGCGGCGGTTTCGATGCATTCTTCGAATACAAGCTGTCCCCGTGGGACTTCGCCGCAGGTGCCCTCTTCATCACCGAAGCGGGAGGCCAAATCACCACCGCAACCGGTGACGCTTTGCCGCTGGAAACAACCAGCGTTCTGGCCAGCAACGGCAAGGTTCACGCGGCAATGCTCGAGATCACCAAGCGACATGCCTTGCCGGACAACCAGCAACAAATGTAG